In Streptomyces sp. NBC_00569, a single genomic region encodes these proteins:
- a CDS encoding C40 family peptidase, translating to MRKAWVVGGALAAGGTGFVTLLVVGTFMAAGSLASGVGKGAVGLAKGAVPSAYQSIVQEWGNLCPAINPALLAAQLYQESGFNPNAKSPAKALGIAQFIPGTWAAHGVDGDGDGDRDIWDPKDAIPSAASYDCSLAKYVKDAPGNQTENMLAAYNAGAYAVIKYGGVPPYRETQNYVKTITNLEKSFARPVGRVQPSQQAAGAIYYAQKKLGTEYLWGGNGTADQGGRFDCSGLTLAAYREVGIELPRVANDQYNAGPHPKRDELLPGDLVFFSDDLTNSRAIRHVGIYVGGGYMIDAPRPGAVIRFDPVDTPDYFGATRVTEDGAKAVPSARADGNPEV from the coding sequence GTGCGTAAGGCGTGGGTTGTCGGGGGCGCGCTCGCCGCCGGGGGGACCGGGTTCGTGACGCTGCTCGTCGTCGGTACGTTCATGGCCGCCGGCAGTCTCGCGAGCGGGGTCGGCAAGGGGGCCGTGGGGCTTGCCAAGGGTGCCGTGCCCAGTGCGTACCAGTCGATCGTGCAGGAGTGGGGGAACCTCTGCCCCGCGATCAATCCGGCGCTGCTCGCCGCGCAGCTGTATCAGGAGAGCGGGTTCAACCCGAACGCGAAGAGCCCGGCGAAGGCGCTCGGGATAGCGCAGTTCATCCCGGGGACGTGGGCCGCGCACGGGGTCGACGGGGACGGGGACGGGGACCGGGACATCTGGGACCCGAAGGACGCCATTCCGTCAGCCGCCTCGTACGACTGCTCGCTCGCCAAGTACGTGAAGGACGCGCCGGGCAATCAGACCGAGAACATGCTTGCCGCGTACAACGCGGGCGCGTACGCCGTCATCAAGTACGGGGGCGTGCCGCCGTACCGCGAGACGCAGAACTACGTGAAGACGATCACGAACCTGGAGAAGAGCTTCGCGCGGCCGGTCGGCCGGGTGCAGCCGTCGCAGCAGGCGGCGGGTGCCATCTACTACGCGCAGAAGAAGCTCGGGACCGAGTATCTCTGGGGCGGGAACGGGACCGCCGATCAGGGCGGCCGGTTCGACTGCTCGGGGCTGACGCTCGCCGCGTACCGGGAGGTCGGGATCGAGCTGCCGCGCGTGGCGAACGACCAGTACAACGCCGGGCCGCATCCCAAGCGGGACGAGCTGCTGCCGGGGGACCTCGTCTTCTTCTCGGACGATCTCACCAACAGCCGTGCGATCCGGCACGTCGGGATCTATGTGGGCGGCGGCTACATGATCGACGCGCCGCGTCCGGGTGCCGTGATCCGGTTCGACCCGGTCGACACACCCGACTATTTCGGGGCGACGCGGGTGACCGAAGATGGTGCGAAGGCCGTGCCGAGCGCGAGGGCGGACGGAAACCCCGAAGTGTGA
- a CDS encoding phosphatase PAP2 family protein, giving the protein MAGLAGLSALGASGSNPDVGLLYDINGLAKDAPGWVDSAMAFVGEYGLLLALVLLTLWCWWGVRKRDSLDDAASSVASVVWAPLAAGIAVLVNVPIRSFVERPRPFTDHDGLDVLVSGKSDFSFVSDHATLAMAIGAGLFVAHRKFGLIGLGLAVLEGFCRVFMGVHYPTDVVGGFALGTAVALLLSPLASALLTPLARAVGRTTRLRWLVWSPTAASPAQETVEVPEPRESEERDLAA; this is encoded by the coding sequence ATGGCTGGACTGGCTGGACTCTCGGCACTCGGGGCCTCCGGGTCCAACCCCGACGTCGGTCTGCTCTACGACATCAACGGCCTGGCGAAGGACGCCCCCGGCTGGGTCGACAGCGCCATGGCGTTCGTCGGTGAGTACGGGCTGCTGCTCGCACTCGTGCTGCTCACGCTGTGGTGCTGGTGGGGCGTGCGGAAGCGGGACTCGCTCGACGACGCCGCCTCGTCCGTCGCCTCCGTCGTGTGGGCGCCGCTCGCCGCCGGGATCGCCGTCCTGGTGAACGTGCCGATCCGCAGTTTCGTCGAGCGTCCCAGGCCCTTCACCGATCACGACGGCCTCGACGTCCTGGTCAGCGGCAAGTCGGACTTCTCCTTCGTCAGCGATCACGCGACGCTCGCCATGGCCATCGGCGCCGGCCTCTTCGTGGCCCACCGGAAGTTCGGGCTCATCGGGCTGGGACTCGCGGTGCTCGAAGGGTTCTGCCGGGTCTTCATGGGCGTGCACTACCCGACGGACGTCGTCGGCGGATTCGCCCTCGGCACGGCGGTGGCGCTGCTCCTGTCACCGCTCGCGTCCGCGCTGCTGACCCCGCTGGCGCGCGCCGTCGGCCGGACGACGCGGCTGCGGTGGCTGGTGTGGTCGCCTACCGCTGCTTCGCCGGCTCAGGAGACGGTGGAGGTTCCTGAGCCTCGGGAGTCGGAAGAGCGGGACCTGGCGGCTTAG
- a CDS encoding FAD-binding oxidoreductase encodes MERRTFIAVGAATVAAGAATACSTGAAGAGGRTTPGATSSAPIRTTGASASAAANLKALAKDLDGTLVTPGQAKWAAARQLYNTRFDSLKPTAVAYVAHPDDIRTTLAYARAHHVPVSIRNGGHSYAGWSSGDGRLILDVSKLSAIRASGSEAVVGAGAKLIDMYRALAAKGVTVPAGSCPTVGVSGLTLGGGHGVVSRAYGLTCDSLTQATLITADGKQVVANKSENKDLFWALRGAGNGNFGVVTELRFRTHPAPQAVSAYMTWPWSKATAVLKAWQEWGPSQPDEIWSSCHIANAAGGRPTISIAAFSLGTYRELQNAVDRLADGPGGPGPASNVSLKRRSYEESMEVYAGCSAFAEDAMCHLPGTTPGRSTQGALGRETYAARSDFFDRSISSAGIRAMFAKMENVTSGAGSIALTALGGAINRVDPTATAFVHRRSRMLAQYIVSWRAGTSGSTARGWLDSTHAAMRPYASGAAYQNYTDPTLTDWRKAYYGDAAARLTTVKKQYDPNRFFTFPQAL; translated from the coding sequence ATGGAACGGCGTACGTTCATCGCAGTCGGCGCGGCCACCGTCGCGGCAGGCGCGGCCACGGCATGCAGCACCGGCGCGGCGGGGGCCGGGGGGCGGACCACGCCCGGCGCGACGAGCAGCGCGCCCATCCGCACCACCGGCGCGAGCGCCTCCGCCGCGGCGAACCTCAAGGCACTCGCCAAGGACCTCGACGGCACCCTCGTCACCCCCGGCCAGGCCAAGTGGGCGGCCGCGCGCCAGCTCTACAACACCCGCTTCGACAGCCTGAAGCCGACCGCCGTCGCCTACGTCGCCCACCCCGACGACATCCGCACCACGCTCGCCTACGCGCGGGCCCACCACGTCCCCGTCTCGATCCGCAACGGCGGCCACTCGTACGCGGGCTGGTCGTCCGGCGACGGCCGCCTGATCCTCGACGTGTCCAAGCTCTCCGCGATCAGGGCCTCCGGGAGCGAGGCCGTGGTCGGCGCGGGCGCCAAGCTCATCGACATGTACCGGGCGCTCGCCGCGAAGGGCGTCACCGTCCCGGCCGGCTCCTGCCCCACCGTCGGCGTCTCCGGCCTCACCCTCGGCGGCGGCCACGGCGTCGTCTCCCGCGCCTACGGCCTGACCTGCGACAGCCTCACCCAGGCCACGCTGATCACGGCGGACGGCAAGCAGGTCGTCGCGAACAAGAGCGAGAACAAGGACCTGTTCTGGGCCCTGCGCGGCGCGGGCAACGGCAACTTCGGCGTGGTCACCGAGCTCCGCTTCCGCACGCACCCCGCCCCGCAGGCCGTCTCCGCGTACATGACCTGGCCCTGGTCGAAGGCCACGGCCGTCCTCAAGGCCTGGCAGGAGTGGGGCCCTTCGCAGCCCGACGAGATCTGGTCGTCCTGCCACATAGCCAACGCCGCGGGCGGCCGGCCGACCATATCGATCGCCGCGTTCTCCCTCGGCACGTACCGCGAGCTCCAGAACGCCGTCGACCGCCTCGCCGACGGCCCCGGCGGCCCCGGCCCCGCGTCGAACGTCTCCCTCAAGCGGCGCTCCTACGAGGAGTCGATGGAGGTGTACGCGGGCTGCTCGGCGTTCGCCGAGGACGCGATGTGCCATCTGCCGGGCACCACCCCGGGGCGCAGCACACAGGGGGCGCTGGGGCGCGAGACGTACGCGGCCCGCTCGGACTTCTTCGACCGCTCCATCTCCTCGGCCGGCATCCGCGCCATGTTCGCCAAGATGGAGAACGTCACCTCGGGCGCCGGCAGCATCGCGCTGACCGCGCTCGGCGGGGCGATCAACCGCGTCGACCCGACCGCCACCGCCTTCGTGCACCGGCGCTCCCGGATGCTCGCGCAGTACATCGTGTCCTGGCGGGCCGGAACATCCGGCTCCACCGCCCGTGGCTGGCTCGATTCCACCCACGCGGCGATGCGCCCGTACGCGTCGGGGGCGGCGTACCAGAACTACACGGACCCGACGCTGACGGACTGGCGCAAGGCGTACTACGGCGACGCGGCCGCGCGCCTGACGACGGTCAAGAAGCAGTACGACCCGAACCGCTTCTTCACGTTCCCGCAGGCACTCTGA
- a CDS encoding metal-sensitive transcriptional regulator has protein sequence MTTEATEIVTDHDGENVTDHDGENVTDHDGENVTDHDRGIHGYHHQKAEHLKRLRRIEGQIRGLQRMVDEDVYCIDILTQVSASTKALQSFALQLLEEHLRHCVADAAVKGGDEIDAKVEEATKAIARMLRT, from the coding sequence ATGACCACGGAGGCGACCGAGATCGTGACCGACCACGACGGTGAGAACGTGACGGACCACGACGGTGAGAACGTGACGGACCACGACGGTGAGAACGTGACGGACCACGACCGTGGAATCCACGGGTACCACCACCAGAAGGCCGAGCACCTCAAGCGCCTGCGCCGCATCGAGGGCCAGATCCGGGGCCTGCAGCGCATGGTCGACGAGGACGTCTACTGCATCGACATACTCACGCAGGTCTCCGCTTCCACCAAGGCCCTCCAGTCCTTCGCGCTCCAGCTCCTCGAGGAGCACCTGCGCCACTGCGTCGCCGACGCGGCGGTCAAGGGCGGCGACGAGATCGACGCGAAGGTCGAGGAGGCGACGAAAGCGATCGCGCGGATGCTGCGCACCTGA
- a CDS encoding DUF47 domain-containing protein, which produces MRFRLTPRETSFYDMFAASADNIVTGSKLLMELLGADSSARAEIAERMRAAEHAGDDATHAIFHQLNSSFITPFDREDIYNLASSLDDIMDFMEEAVDLVVLYQVEELPKGVEQQIEVLARAAELTAEAMPNLRTMDNLTEYWIEVNRLENQADQIHRKLLAQLFNGKYDAMEVLKLKQIVDVLEEAADAFEHVANTVETIAVKES; this is translated from the coding sequence GTGCGCTTTCGTCTGACCCCCAGGGAGACGAGCTTCTACGACATGTTTGCCGCATCCGCGGACAACATCGTCACGGGCTCGAAACTCCTGATGGAACTGCTCGGGGCGGATTCCTCCGCCCGGGCCGAGATCGCGGAGCGGATGCGGGCAGCGGAACACGCCGGTGACGACGCCACCCACGCGATTTTCCACCAGCTGAACTCCTCGTTCATCACGCCCTTCGACCGCGAGGACATCTACAACCTCGCGTCGTCCCTCGACGACATCATGGACTTCATGGAGGAGGCCGTCGACCTCGTCGTCCTCTACCAGGTCGAAGAGCTGCCCAAGGGTGTCGAGCAGCAGATCGAGGTTCTGGCGCGCGCGGCCGAGCTGACCGCCGAGGCCATGCCGAACCTGCGGACCATGGATAACCTCACCGAGTACTGGATCGAGGTCAACCGCCTCGAGAACCAGGCCGACCAGATCCACCGCAAGCTGCTCGCGCAGCTCTTCAACGGCAAGTACGACGCCATGGAGGTGCTGAAGCTCAAGCAGATCGTGGATGTGCTCGAAGAGGCGGCGGATGCCTTCGAGCACGTGGCGAACACGGTGGAGACCATCGCCGTCAAGGAGTCCTGA